A single genomic interval of Helianthus annuus cultivar XRQ/B chromosome 6, HanXRQr2.0-SUNRISE, whole genome shotgun sequence harbors:
- the LOC110913302 gene encoding uncharacterized protein LOC110913302: MASNPWWPSSSDDEEEMFFANAVLRAGQILIEEEEEDFSSAREIGERFFSDEPLYNADIFRRRFRMSRRLFTRIANDLAGLDPFFTQRPDAQNYEGFTTLQKCTAAIRQLAYGTVADALDEYLQMSARTTRECLYRFCHNVVKLYSKNYLRKPNAYDVQQLYQAHEARHRFPGMLGSIDSVASQDLWIWHSFFGLPSSLNDLNVLYQSAIFTDVVNGTGPDTRFTVSGVEYRRGHYLADGIYPSCSTIVKTISYPEDEKRKKFAKRQEAARKDIERAFDEGRAICEYDENASYGNTVPVDPPQQDLNSFSLTNDFTHANLQQDLVEHIWNNVNIGDGDRDEDEDE, translated from the exons ATGGCTTCTAATCCTTGGTGGCCCTCGTCTTCGGATGACGAAGAGGAGATGTTTTTCGCAAATGCTGTGCTACGGGCGGGGCAGATTCTAAttgaagaggaagaggaagactTCTC GAGCGCACGAGAAATTGGTGAACGATTTTTTTCGGATGAACCACTTTACAACGCCGACATTTTCAGGCGCAGGTTCCGGATGAGTCGCCGCTTATTCACACGGATTGCTAATGATTTGGCGGGGCTAGACCCGTTTTTCACGCAACGACCTGATGCTCAAAATTATGAAGGGTTCACCACGCTACAAAAGTGTACtgcggccattcgccaactggcGTACGGGACAGTGGCCGACGCTTTGGACGAGTACTTACAGATGTCGGCAAGAACTACGCGGGAATGTTTGTATCGGTTTTGCCATAATGTGGTGAAACTGTATAGCAAAAACTATTTGCGGAAACCAAACGCGTATGATGTTCAACAGTTGTACCAAGCTCATGAAGCAAGGCACAGGTTTCCGGGAATGCTTGGTAGCATTGATT CCGTGGCATCACAAGATTTGTGGATATGGCATTCTTTCTTTGGTCTCCCTAGTTCACTCAACGACCTCAACGTGTTATACCAATCGGCGATCTTTACCGATGTCGTTAATGGAACCGGCCCGGACACACGTTTTACAGTTTCCGGGGTTGAGTATAGACGTGGGCATTATCTTGCTGACGGGATATATCCGTCTTGCTCTACAATTGTAAAGACTATTTCATATCCCGAGGacgaaaaaaggaaaaaattcgCCAAGCGTCAAGAAGCTGCAAGAAAAGACATCGAACGTGCTTTTG ACGAAGGTCGGGCGATTTGTGAGTATGATGAGAATGCATCTTACGGGAACACTGTCCCGGTTGATCCGCCACAACAAGATTTAAACTCGTTCTCGCTAACCAACGACTTCACGCATGCAAACCTTCAACAGGATTTGGTAGAACATATTTGGAACAACGTTAACATCGGGGACGGTGACAGAGACGAAGACGAAGacgagtag
- the LOC110910700 gene encoding kinesin-like protein KIN-14S has product MADKIQEPETLTMNTKLLDRDPDQTVEESEQILPIFEKLSNRVTNLRKEQIELCNEFKSITADSFHGSEVFDALQSLGEEHETLKKKYQEECQMLKNRCQLECSERRRLYNQVIELKGNIRVFCRCRPMNHDEISKGSSLVVDFDSAQENELKMIGPDSSRKHFKFDHIFRPEDNQEVVFAQTSPLVVSVLDGFNVCIFAYGQTGTGKTFTMEGTAENWGVNYRTLNELFKVSNERSDIMKYQLFVSMLEVYNEKIKDLLVEDTDHPTKKLEIKQSAEGTQEVPGLSQVRVHKTDEVWELLKSGSRVRSVGSTNANELSSRSHCLLRVTVLGENLVNGQRTRSHLWLVDLAGSERVGKTEVEGERLKESQFINKSLSALGDVISALASKNAHIPYRNSKLTHILQRSLGGDCKTLMFVQISPSSADLGETICSLNFASRVRGVEHGPARKQTDVNELFKYKQLADKAKHDEKETKKLQDSLQSVQVRLIAREHVCKTLQEKVRDLENQLAEERKTRQKQENRALAVASSHSLLSSMKHSLSTISEKRPPSKMRLPLRRISSFMPSPATTQIPRPFTASRFSNEDIENRSRPASNFKPLSRALQGSFTSQIKPKRRASIATFHSEPSSSSSTMTTPITRSSAAPRMRSDRVVGRRQSFVWRTQQSPLCPSSAFRSMTVEATPVAAPRSSRFMGSPHSHIVGSWKPKHPTVVALQQKQLVWSPLKYRGTKGVRKPFV; this is encoded by the exons ATGGCAG ATAAAATTCAAGAACCGGAAACCCTAACCATGAACACAAAGCTCTTAGACCGTGATCCCGATCAAACAGTAGAAGAATCAGAGCAAATTCTTCCTATTTTCGAAAAATTGAGCAACAGAGTAACG AATTTGAGAAAAGAGCAGATCGAACTATGCAATGAATTCAAAAGTATAACTGCTGATTCTTTTCATGGATCTGAGGTTTTTGATGCTCTTCAGAGTCTTG GTGAGGAACACGAGACGTTAAAGAAAAAGTATCAAGAAGAATGTCAAATGTTAAAGAATAGATGCCAGTTAGAGTGCTCAGAGAGAAGGCGTTTATATAACCAAGTGATTGAACTTAAAGGCAACATTCGAGTTTTTTGTAGATGCAGACCGATGAACCATGATGAGATTTCCAAAGGGTCAAGTTTGGTTGTTGATTTCGATTCAGCTCAGGAGAATGAGTTGAAGATGATTGGGCCCGATTCATCTAGAAAACACTTCAAGTTTGATCATATATTTAGACCTGAGGACAACCAAG AGGTTGTGTTTGCACAAACGTCACCTCTAGTAGTGTCGGTACTTGACGGATTCAATGTGTGTATCTTTGCATATGGACAAACTGGAACCGGAAAGACGTTTACAATGGAAGGAACTGCTGAAAACTGGGGAGTTAACTACCGTACTTTGAACGAGTTATTCAAGGTATCTAACGAAAGGAGTGATATTATGAAATACCAACTATTTGTAAGCATGTTGGAGGTCTACAATGAGAAGATAAAAGACCTCTTAGTTGAAGATACCGACCATCCTACTAAAAA GTTGGAGATAAAGCAATCAGCCGAAGGAACCCAAGAAGTTCCGGGGCTATCTCAGGTGCGCGTGCACAAGACCGATGAAGTTTGGGAACTGCTTAAGAGCGGGAGTCGTGTACGTTCGGTTGGATCAACCAATGCTAATGAGCTTAGTAGCCGTTCTCACTG CTTACTGCGAGTGACGGTTCTTGGGGAGAATTTGGTGAACGGACAGCGAACTAGAAGTCATCTTTGGCTCGTAGATTTGGCGGGAAGTGAGCGAGTGGGAAAAACCGAGGTTGAAGGGGAAAGACTGAAGGAATCACAGTTCATAAATAAATCCCTTTCGGCATTAGGAGATGTAATATCTGCTCTTGCGTCAAAAAACGCTCACATCCCGTACAG GAATTCGAAGCTTACCCATATTCTGCAGAGGTCTTTAGGAGGTGATTGTAAGACACTGATGTTTGTCCAAATTAGCCCAAGTTCAGCGGACCTCGGAGAAACCATTTGCTCGTTAAATTTTGCAAGTCGCGTGAGAGGCGTTGAGCATGGCCCTGCTCGCAAACAAACAGATGTCAATGAGCTTTTCAAGTATAAGCAGCTG GCAGATAAAGCAAAGCACGATGAGAAAGAAACAAAGAAATTACAGGATAGTTTACAGTCTGTACAAGTACGTCTTATTGCTAGAGAACACGTATGTAAAACTCTGCAAGAAAAG GTTCGGGATCTTGAAAACCAATTAGCTGAGGAGCGGAAAACGAGACAGAAACAAGAGAATCGAGCTCTTGCGGTGGCTTCTTCACACTCTTTACTTTCTTCAATGAAACATAGTCTGAGTACTATATCAGAAAAGAGACCGCCTTCAAAGATGAGACTTCCTCTCAGAAGAATCAGCAGTTTCATGCCATCCCCAGCTACCACACAAATACCGAGACCCTTTACTGCATCACGTTTCTCAAACGAGGACATAGAGAATCGTTCAAGACCCGCATCAAACTTTAAACCGCTTTCAAGAGCCCTCCAAGGATCATTCACTAGTCAAATAAAGCCAAAAAGACGGGCCTCTATTGCCACCTTTCATTCTGAACCAAGCTCAAGCTCGAGCACGATGACCACTCCCATCACCAGATCCAGTGCTGCACCTAGGATGAGGAGTGACCGAGTGGTGGGCAGGAGGCAATCGTTCGTGTGGCGCACGCAGCAATCTCCTTTGTGTCCATCATCAGCGTTTCGGTCAATGACAGTTGAGGCAACACCAGTGGCTGCACCGAGAAGCAGTAGGTTTATGGGGAGCCCTCATTCTCATATTGTTGGATCGTGGAAACCAAAGCATCCGACGGTTGTGGCCTTGCAACAAAAACAGTTGGTCTGGAGTCCGTTGAAATACCGAGGCACCAAGGGAGTTAGGAAGCCGTTTGTGTGA